The following proteins come from a genomic window of Sphingosinicella flava:
- the tldD gene encoding metalloprotease TldD codes for MISTADSRRFLYRNDLDPDAALRLTADALRACDDGELYLQYIASESFGFDDGRLKTADFNTQAGFGLRGVSGETTAFAHANELSQHAITRAAETMAVLDPARGQRPAPPRRTNASLYTDADPLSLVPFARKVALCQEVDAAARARDPRVKQVSVTLAGSWSVIEIVRPDGFVAHDVRPLVRLNVQIVVEQNGRRESGYHGMGGRYLYDGLFEPEAWNRAIDIALAQALVNLDSVAAPAGEMTVVLGPGWPGVLLHEAIGHGLEGDFNRKGTSAFSGRIGERVAAPGVTVVDDGSIGARRGSLTIDDEGTPTQCNTLIEDGILKGYIQDRLNARLMGVAPTGNGRRENFAYAPMPRMTNTFMLGGRDDPGEILSRAKNGIYAKSFGGGQVDITSGKFVFTCTEAYKIENGELGSPIKGATLIGDGPTVLTKVAAIGNDMCLDEGIGVCGKGGQSVPAGVGQPTLLIEGLTVGGTAA; via the coding sequence ATGATCAGCACCGCCGACTCCCGCCGCTTCCTCTACCGCAACGACCTCGATCCGGATGCTGCCTTGCGCCTCACCGCCGATGCGCTGCGCGCCTGCGATGACGGCGAACTCTACCTGCAATATATCGCATCGGAGAGTTTCGGCTTCGATGACGGGCGTCTGAAGACGGCGGATTTCAACACGCAGGCGGGTTTCGGCCTGCGCGGCGTGTCCGGCGAAACCACCGCCTTCGCCCATGCCAACGAATTGTCGCAGCATGCCATCACCCGCGCGGCCGAGACGATGGCGGTGCTCGATCCGGCGAGAGGCCAGCGCCCCGCGCCGCCGCGCCGCACCAACGCCAGCCTTTATACCGACGCCGATCCCTTGAGCCTCGTTCCTTTCGCCAGGAAGGTTGCGCTTTGCCAGGAAGTCGATGCTGCCGCCCGCGCCCGCGACCCGCGCGTGAAGCAGGTGTCCGTCACCCTCGCCGGATCGTGGAGCGTGATAGAAATCGTCCGTCCCGACGGTTTCGTCGCGCATGACGTGCGGCCCCTCGTCCGCCTCAATGTCCAGATCGTCGTCGAACAGAATGGACGGCGCGAAAGCGGTTACCACGGCATGGGTGGCCGCTACCTCTATGACGGCCTGTTCGAGCCGGAAGCGTGGAACCGCGCCATCGACATCGCGCTTGCGCAGGCGCTGGTGAACCTCGACTCCGTTGCGGCGCCTGCCGGCGAAATGACGGTGGTCCTCGGCCCGGGCTGGCCGGGTGTCCTCCTTCACGAAGCCATCGGCCACGGCCTTGAGGGCGATTTCAACCGCAAGGGCACTTCGGCTTTCTCCGGCCGCATCGGCGAGCGAGTCGCGGCGCCGGGCGTCACCGTGGTCGACGACGGCTCGATCGGCGCGCGGCGCGGGTCGCTCACCATCGACGACGAAGGCACGCCGACCCAATGCAATACCCTGATCGAGGATGGCATTCTCAAAGGCTATATCCAGGACCGCCTCAACGCCCGCCTGATGGGCGTCGCGCCGACCGGCAACGGCCGCCGCGAGAATTTCGCTTATGCCCCGATGCCCCGCATGACCAACACGTTCATGCTCGGCGGCAGGGACGATCCCGGCGAAATCCTCTCCCGCGCGAAGAACGGCATCTACGCCAAGAGTTTCGGCGGAGGCCAGGTGGACATTACCAGCGGCAAGTTCGTCTTCACCTGCACCGAAGCCTATAAAATCGAGAACGGAGAGCTCGGCAGTCCGATCAAGGGCGCGACCCTGATCGGCGACGGGCCGACCGTCCTCACCAAGGTCGCGGCGATCGGCAACGACATGTGCCTCGACGAAGGCATCGGCGTTTGCGGCAAGGGCGGCCAGTCGGTTCCGGCGGGCGTCGGCCAGCCGACCCTGCTGATCGAAGGCCTGACTGTCGGCGGAACCGCCGCTTGA
- the polA gene encoding DNA polymerase I: MASPHLYLVDGSSYIFRAFHRLPPLTNRHGLNVGAVYGYTTMLWKLAESLHKADGPTHLAVIFDASAKTFRNEMYDQYKAHRPPPPPELVPQFPLIRDATRAFSLPCIEEEGLEADDIIACYAKAALKQGWSVTIVSSDKDLMQLIEPGLDMLDTMNDRRIGRDYVIEKFGVPPEQLGEVLALMGDSVDNVPGVPGIGPKTASQLIQDYGTVENVLANVEDIKKPKLKANLIEHADAARLSRELVRLVCDSPLPEPLEDLAMKGIPDAPLREFLDYHGFKSLIAKLDGGSARATSNDSTSPAAMPRQQEVRPEPEIDRSSYETVTDEAALDRWIAAAFAEGRVALDTETDSRDCVSATLVGISLATECGKACYIPLEHGGHDLLNDRPDQLPASLVLSKLKPLLEDPATLKIGHNFKFDWVVLDRRGIKVAPLDDTLVMSFDLDAGGLNSHGMDDLAKKHLDHDCLTYKEVCGTGKSQITFNEVSLARATEYAAEDADVTLRLWTRFHARLAPEGVTRVYQMVDRPLVAVVARMEREGVKVDREGLQGLSTEFAHQIAELEDRICEEAGCKFTIGSPKQLGDVLFDKMQLQGGRKGKSGTWSTDVNELERLAKDGVPIANMILEWRQLSKLKATYTDALVQQINPDTGRVHTSYSLSGAQTGRLSSTDPNLQNIPIRTEVGRRIRDMFIAEPGHVILAADYSQIELRLAAHMADVPELKHAFSEGADIHNITAQELFGEVNRDTRASAKTINFAILYGISRWGLAGRLGITADEAQAMIDRYFERFPGISNYIADTLHKVRDLGYTTTLFGRKTHFPSIKSKVQHERQGAERAAINAPIQGTSADIIKRAMARMCPALEAEGLGAVRMLMQVHDELVFEVPEDDVERASTVIRRIMEGAAEPAVTLSVPLGVEIGTGPNWGAAH; this comes from the coding sequence ATGGCTTCCCCGCATCTCTATCTGGTCGACGGCTCCAGCTACATTTTCCGGGCCTTTCACCGCCTGCCGCCACTTACCAATCGCCATGGCCTCAATGTCGGCGCGGTCTACGGCTATACGACGATGCTGTGGAAGCTCGCGGAAAGCCTGCACAAGGCGGACGGGCCGACCCACCTCGCGGTCATTTTCGACGCGTCGGCCAAGACGTTCCGCAACGAGATGTACGATCAGTATAAGGCGCACCGCCCGCCGCCGCCGCCGGAGCTGGTGCCGCAATTCCCGCTGATCCGCGACGCGACCCGCGCTTTCTCCCTCCCCTGCATCGAGGAGGAAGGGCTTGAGGCCGACGACATCATCGCCTGTTATGCCAAGGCGGCGCTGAAGCAGGGTTGGAGCGTCACCATCGTCAGTTCCGACAAGGATCTGATGCAGCTGATCGAGCCTGGGCTCGACATGCTCGACACGATGAACGACCGCCGCATCGGCCGCGACTACGTCATCGAGAAATTCGGCGTGCCGCCCGAGCAATTGGGCGAGGTGCTGGCGCTGATGGGCGACAGCGTCGACAACGTGCCGGGCGTGCCGGGCATTGGGCCGAAGACGGCTTCGCAGCTCATCCAGGATTACGGCACGGTCGAGAATGTCCTCGCCAATGTCGAGGACATCAAGAAGCCCAAGCTCAAGGCCAATCTGATCGAGCATGCGGACGCGGCCCGGCTGTCGCGCGAGCTCGTCCGGCTCGTCTGCGATTCTCCGCTGCCCGAGCCGCTGGAAGACCTCGCCATGAAGGGCATTCCGGACGCGCCCTTGCGCGAATTTCTCGACTATCACGGCTTCAAGTCGCTGATCGCCAAATTGGACGGCGGGAGCGCGCGCGCAACGTCCAACGATTCCACCTCGCCCGCGGCGATGCCCAGGCAGCAGGAGGTGCGGCCGGAACCGGAGATCGACCGCTCGTCCTATGAGACGGTAACGGACGAAGCCGCCCTCGACCGCTGGATCGCCGCTGCCTTCGCGGAAGGGAGGGTCGCGCTCGACACGGAAACCGACAGCCGCGATTGCGTCAGCGCCACACTCGTCGGCATCAGCCTCGCGACCGAATGCGGCAAGGCCTGCTACATTCCGCTCGAGCATGGCGGCCACGATCTGCTGAACGACCGTCCGGACCAGCTTCCCGCATCGCTGGTTCTTTCGAAGCTGAAGCCGCTGCTGGAAGATCCCGCAACGCTGAAGATCGGTCATAATTTCAAGTTCGATTGGGTCGTGCTCGACCGGCGCGGCATCAAGGTGGCGCCCTTGGACGACACGCTGGTCATGAGCTTCGATCTCGATGCGGGCGGCCTCAACAGCCATGGCATGGATGATCTCGCCAAGAAGCATCTCGACCATGACTGCCTGACCTACAAGGAGGTTTGCGGCACCGGCAAAAGCCAGATCACGTTCAACGAAGTGTCCCTCGCGCGCGCCACCGAATATGCGGCCGAGGATGCCGACGTCACTCTGCGCCTCTGGACCCGCTTTCACGCACGGCTGGCGCCGGAAGGGGTGACGCGCGTCTATCAGATGGTCGACCGCCCTCTGGTCGCCGTGGTCGCCCGCATGGAACGGGAGGGCGTGAAGGTCGATAGGGAAGGACTGCAAGGGCTTTCCACCGAATTCGCGCACCAGATCGCCGAACTGGAAGACCGCATCTGCGAGGAAGCGGGATGCAAGTTCACCATCGGCAGCCCCAAGCAATTGGGCGACGTGCTGTTCGACAAAATGCAGCTGCAGGGCGGCCGCAAGGGCAAGTCCGGCACTTGGTCGACCGACGTCAACGAGCTCGAACGTCTCGCCAAAGACGGCGTGCCGATCGCCAACATGATCCTCGAATGGCGGCAGCTGTCGAAATTGAAGGCGACCTATACCGACGCGCTCGTCCAGCAGATCAATCCGGACACCGGCCGCGTCCATACCAGCTACAGCCTGTCCGGCGCCCAGACGGGACGGCTGTCCTCGACCGATCCCAACCTCCAGAACATTCCGATCCGCACCGAAGTCGGCCGCCGTATTCGCGATATGTTCATCGCCGAGCCCGGGCACGTCATTCTTGCCGCCGACTATAGCCAGATCGAGCTTCGTCTTGCCGCCCACATGGCGGATGTGCCGGAGCTGAAGCACGCCTTTTCCGAAGGCGCGGACATTCACAACATCACCGCCCAGGAACTGTTCGGCGAAGTGAACCGCGACACGCGTGCCAGCGCCAAGACGATCAACTTCGCCATTCTCTACGGCATTTCGCGCTGGGGGCTTGCCGGCCGTCTCGGCATCACGGCGGACGAGGCGCAGGCGATGATCGACCGCTATTTCGAGCGCTTTCCCGGCATTTCAAACTACATTGCCGATACGCTCCACAAGGTCCGCGACCTCGGCTACACGACCACCCTTTTCGGGCGGAAAACACACTTCCCGAGCATCAAGAGCAAGGTCCAGCATGAGCGCCAGGGCGCCGAGCGGGCGGCGATCAATGCGCCGATCCAGGGCACCAGCGCCGACATCATCAAGCGCGCCATGGCCCGCATGTGCCCGGCGCTGGAAGCCGAAGGGCTCGGCGCCGTCCGCATGCTGATGCAGGTCCATGACGAACTGGTCTTCGAAGTGCCCGAGGATGACGTTGAACGCGCGAGCACCGTCATCCGCCGGATCATGGAGGGCGCCGCCGAACCGGCCGTCACCCTGTCCGTGCCGTTGGGCGTCGAAATCGGCACCGGCCCGAACTGGGGCGCTGCGCATTGA
- a CDS encoding zinc-finger domain-containing protein, translating into MATDPFTPETVFVDSPRVACDGATDISPALGHPRVYLQIDEKGFAECGYCDKRFVLKGGPADTNQTA; encoded by the coding sequence ATGGCCACCGATCCGTTCACGCCCGAAACCGTCTTCGTCGATTCGCCCCGCGTCGCTTGCGACGGCGCAACCGACATTTCGCCCGCGCTCGGCCATCCGCGCGTCTATCTGCAGATCGACGAGAAGGGTTTCGCCGAGTGCGGCTATTGCGACAAGCGCTTCGTCCTGAAGGGCGGCCCGGCGGATACGAACCAAACGGCCTGA
- the nadB gene encoding L-aspartate oxidase, giving the protein MVERAFDVIVVGSGAAGLTAALNLAPNLKVGVLAKGDISAGSTAWAQGGIAAVLEPGDTFESHVEDTMVAGAGLNDRKAVEFVVGNAPAAIERLAALGVPFNPGDQERWHLTREGGHSHRRIVHVNDATGWAVQQALEKAAADHPNITLIPDVAAIDLITARHTVPDGADGHAWGVYGLDRKTGRVCTYAARATVLATGGASRAWLYSTNPKGSTGDGIAMAWRAGCRVSNMEFNQFHPTCLYHHDVKNFLITEAMRGEGGQLKIPGSGHRFMPDFDPRAELAPRDVVARAIDHELKRLGLDYVHLDISHRDPDFVKGHFPTIHARLMELGIDITKEPIPVVPAAHYTCGGVVVDLNGRTDLTGLYAAGEVTQSGLHGANRLASNSVLECLVFGTAAAEHINRNWADLPPPPAIRPWDESRVTDSDEEVVVHHNWKEIRRFMWDYVGIVRTTKRLERAANRVELLRQETADYYGNFRVTSDLIELRNLVEVAGLIVRCALARKESRGLHYTLDHPDLAPEALDTVLTPLNVPSAPSLR; this is encoded by the coding sequence ATGGTTGAACGCGCTTTCGACGTCATCGTCGTGGGCTCCGGTGCTGCGGGCCTCACGGCCGCGCTGAACCTGGCGCCGAATTTGAAGGTCGGCGTGCTGGCGAAAGGCGATATTTCTGCCGGTTCGACCGCCTGGGCGCAGGGCGGGATCGCTGCGGTGCTGGAGCCCGGCGACACGTTCGAAAGCCATGTCGAGGATACGATGGTCGCGGGCGCGGGCCTCAACGACCGCAAGGCCGTGGAGTTCGTCGTCGGCAACGCGCCCGCCGCCATCGAGCGCCTGGCGGCCTTGGGCGTTCCCTTCAATCCCGGCGATCAGGAACGCTGGCATCTGACGCGCGAGGGCGGCCACAGCCACCGCCGCATCGTCCATGTGAATGACGCAACCGGCTGGGCGGTGCAGCAGGCGCTGGAAAAGGCCGCGGCCGATCATCCCAACATCACGCTCATCCCCGATGTCGCCGCGATCGACCTCATCACTGCGCGCCATACGGTGCCCGACGGGGCGGACGGCCATGCCTGGGGCGTCTATGGGCTCGATCGCAAGACCGGCCGCGTCTGCACTTATGCAGCGCGGGCCACGGTGCTCGCGACCGGCGGGGCGAGCCGGGCCTGGCTCTATTCGACCAACCCCAAGGGATCGACCGGCGACGGCATCGCCATGGCCTGGCGCGCGGGCTGCAGGGTGTCGAACATGGAATTCAACCAATTCCACCCGACCTGTCTCTACCATCATGACGTCAAGAATTTCCTGATCACCGAAGCGATGCGCGGCGAGGGCGGACAGCTGAAGATCCCGGGCAGCGGTCACCGCTTCATGCCGGATTTCGATCCTCGCGCCGAGCTGGCGCCGCGCGACGTGGTGGCGCGCGCCATCGACCATGAGCTGAAGCGATTGGGTCTCGATTATGTCCATCTCGACATCAGCCACCGCGATCCGGATTTCGTGAAGGGCCACTTTCCGACCATCCATGCGCGGCTCATGGAGCTTGGCATCGACATCACGAAGGAGCCGATTCCGGTCGTCCCGGCCGCTCATTATACGTGCGGCGGCGTTGTGGTGGACCTGAATGGGCGAACCGACCTCACCGGCCTCTATGCGGCGGGCGAAGTAACGCAGTCGGGGCTGCACGGCGCCAACCGCCTGGCGTCCAATTCGGTGCTTGAATGCCTCGTCTTCGGAACGGCGGCGGCGGAGCATATCAATCGCAACTGGGCCGATCTCCCGCCTCCGCCCGCCATCCGGCCGTGGGACGAAAGCCGCGTCACCGATTCCGATGAAGAAGTGGTCGTCCACCATAATTGGAAGGAAATTCGCCGCTTCATGTGGGATTATGTCGGCATCGTCCGCACCACGAAGCGGCTGGAGCGCGCGGCGAACCGGGTGGAGCTGCTGCGGCAGGAGACGGCGGATTATTACGGCAATTTCCGGGTGACGAGCGACCTCATCGAGCTTCGCAACCTCGTCGAGGTGGCAGGCCTCATCGTCCGCTGCGCCCTCGCCCGCAAGGAAAGCCGGGGGCTTCATTACACGCTCGACCATCCGGATTTGGCGCCCGAAGCGCTGGACACCGTGCTGACGCCGCTAAACGTTCCATCGGCCCCATCATTGCGCTAA
- a CDS encoding lipopolysaccharide biosynthesis protein translates to MTARSPAETDDDIAALARGGRTNFFGFLLRLAARLPFLFIAGRIYGPELLGRFAYAILIVEFAAQLATLGLKRGLAQQLSHTDKPHVCVVADALLVAFIASGIATVILAVFPQAMFPNSQIHGFEWLLPLIVFAIAGSDVSLAALAYRHNVKATVTARAIVEPWTISIAAFALSYLSSRDGLIIAYVLSMVAALLASLWPLYKSYGLPTGWRPDPGALWNLARRNTPLAAADAIEWGSRRLDIAILGLFFSPAIVGVYYVAQQVASLPQKLKTSFDPILGPVITEKLAEDDKVAVARQVRQVGFWIIAAQTGIALALAIPGKAVMGLVGPGFTGGTGALAFLLFAEAIAATAVVSEAALVYIARHRNLMISLLMLAVQAGLSIALIFLLREVRPFFPRYMTDAAGNPIPDSQSTFIAAGVAIALMAAVGLASILKSRLLGRLLGAPVQAWRWPLVWAALAAGLIGYGVTRIPEWSELILGVPLILLTFGAIVWRWGFTHEDRALFRMKKPEEPTLPPPGGSAPA, encoded by the coding sequence TTGACGGCGCGAAGCCCGGCCGAGACCGACGACGATATCGCCGCGCTGGCGCGCGGCGGCCGGACGAATTTCTTCGGCTTCCTGCTCCGCCTCGCCGCGCGCCTGCCCTTCCTGTTCATTGCGGGACGGATCTATGGGCCCGAGCTTCTTGGCCGCTTCGCTTATGCCATCCTGATCGTCGAATTCGCCGCGCAGCTCGCAACCCTCGGCCTGAAGCGCGGCCTTGCCCAACAGCTCAGCCATACCGACAAGCCGCATGTCTGCGTGGTGGCGGATGCGTTGCTCGTCGCTTTCATCGCATCGGGCATCGCGACCGTCATTCTCGCCGTCTTTCCACAAGCCATGTTTCCCAACAGCCAGATCCACGGCTTCGAATGGCTGCTGCCGCTGATCGTCTTCGCGATCGCCGGGTCCGACGTGTCGCTGGCGGCGCTCGCCTACCGCCACAACGTGAAGGCGACTGTAACGGCACGCGCGATCGTCGAGCCGTGGACGATCAGCATCGCGGCCTTCGCTCTCTCCTACCTCTCGTCGCGCGACGGGCTCATTATCGCCTATGTGCTGTCGATGGTGGCGGCCCTGCTCGCCTCCTTATGGCCGCTCTACAAAAGCTACGGTCTGCCCACCGGCTGGCGGCCCGATCCCGGCGCCTTGTGGAACCTTGCCCGGCGCAACACCCCGCTCGCTGCCGCCGACGCCATCGAATGGGGGTCTCGCCGCCTCGACATCGCTATCCTCGGCCTGTTCTTCTCGCCAGCCATCGTCGGCGTCTACTATGTCGCCCAGCAGGTCGCCTCGCTGCCGCAGAAACTGAAGACCAGTTTCGATCCGATCCTGGGCCCGGTCATCACCGAAAAGCTCGCGGAGGACGACAAGGTCGCCGTGGCACGTCAGGTCCGCCAGGTCGGATTCTGGATCATTGCCGCCCAGACGGGCATCGCGCTGGCGCTCGCCATACCGGGTAAAGCGGTCATGGGATTGGTCGGTCCCGGCTTCACCGGCGGCACGGGCGCGCTCGCCTTCCTCCTCTTTGCCGAAGCGATTGCCGCGACCGCCGTGGTGTCGGAAGCGGCGCTCGTCTACATCGCGCGGCATCGCAATTTGATGATCTCGCTGCTGATGCTGGCGGTGCAGGCCGGGCTTTCGATCGCGCTTATCTTTCTGTTGCGAGAGGTCCGCCCCTTCTTCCCGCGCTACATGACCGACGCGGCCGGCAATCCCATTCCGGACAGTCAATCGACCTTCATCGCCGCCGGTGTCGCCATCGCGCTGATGGCGGCGGTCGGCCTTGCGTCCATCCTCAAGTCGCGGCTGCTCGGTCGCCTGCTCGGGGCGCCGGTGCAGGCATGGCGCTGGCCGCTCGTCTGGGCGGCGCTCGCGGCGGGGCTGATCGGCTATGGCGTGACGCGCATTCCGGAATGGAGCGAATTGATCCTGGGCGTGCCGCTTATCCTCCTCACCTTCGGCGCGATCGTCTGGCGCTGGGGTTTCACGCACGAGGATCGCGCGCTGTTCCGGATGAAGAAACCAGAAGAGCCGACCTTGCCTCCGCCGGGGGGATCGGCCCCCGCCTGA
- the purH gene encoding bifunctional phosphoribosylaminoimidazolecarboxamide formyltransferase/IMP cyclohydrolase, which yields MDQVKVTRALLSVSDKTGLVELGRALAAQGVDLVSTGGTAKALRDAGLDVRDISDLTGFPEMMDGRVKTLHPKVHGGLLAVRDNPEHVASMEEHEIGAIDLVVVNLYPFAETVAKGAERDEIIENIDIGGPSMVRSAAKNHAHVAIVTDPADYAELIGELEANGGATSLAFRKRLAAKAYAATAAYDSAIAGWFAHVDQGERFPNSVAIPMVKQAELRYGENPHQIAALYTQAAGGVNGIAQARQIQGKELSYNNYNDADAALELVSEFRDGPPTVVIVKHANPCGVASADTLIDAYRHAFACDTVSAFGGIIAVNRPLDGPTAEAISGIFTEVVVAPDADEAARAVFARKKNLRLLLTGDLPDPARRGRVMKSIAGGFLIQSRDNGMIGRDDLKVVTDRAPSEQELADCLFAWTVAKHVKSNAIVYAKGGATAGIGAGQMNRLESARIAAWKAKDAAEKAGWAEPRTIGSAVASDAFFPFADGLMAAVEAGATAVIQPGGSIRDDEVIAAANEAGLAMVFTGMRHFRH from the coding sequence ATGGATCAGGTCAAGGTCACGCGCGCCCTTCTTTCGGTTTCGGACAAGACGGGGCTCGTCGAGCTTGGCCGGGCGCTGGCCGCGCAAGGCGTCGATCTCGTCTCCACCGGCGGCACTGCCAAGGCGCTACGCGACGCCGGTCTCGACGTGCGCGACATTTCCGACCTTACCGGTTTCCCGGAAATGATGGACGGCCGGGTGAAGACGCTCCACCCAAAGGTCCATGGCGGCCTCCTCGCCGTTCGCGACAATCCCGAACATGTTGCCTCCATGGAGGAGCATGAGATTGGCGCCATCGACCTCGTCGTCGTCAATCTCTACCCCTTTGCCGAGACGGTCGCAAAGGGCGCGGAGCGGGACGAGATTATCGAGAATATCGATATTGGCGGCCCGTCCATGGTCCGCTCGGCCGCAAAGAACCATGCGCATGTCGCCATCGTCACCGATCCCGCCGATTATGCGGAATTGATCGGAGAGCTGGAAGCGAATGGCGGCGCGACGTCGCTCGCCTTTCGCAAGCGCCTCGCCGCCAAGGCCTATGCTGCCACGGCGGCTTACGATTCCGCCATCGCCGGATGGTTCGCCCATGTCGATCAGGGCGAGCGCTTTCCCAACAGTGTCGCCATTCCGATGGTGAAGCAGGCGGAGCTTCGCTATGGCGAAAATCCGCACCAGATCGCGGCGCTCTATACGCAGGCGGCAGGCGGCGTGAACGGCATCGCCCAGGCGCGCCAGATCCAGGGCAAGGAACTCTCCTACAACAATTACAACGATGCTGACGCCGCTCTCGAACTGGTGAGCGAGTTTCGGGATGGGCCGCCGACCGTGGTGATCGTGAAGCATGCCAATCCGTGCGGCGTCGCTTCGGCCGATACGCTGATCGACGCCTACAGGCATGCCTTCGCTTGCGACACGGTTTCGGCCTTTGGCGGGATCATCGCCGTGAACCGTCCGCTCGATGGGCCCACCGCCGAGGCGATTTCAGGCATTTTCACCGAGGTCGTGGTTGCTCCCGATGCGGATGAGGCGGCGCGCGCCGTCTTTGCGCGCAAGAAGAATCTCCGGCTGCTCCTCACCGGCGATCTGCCCGATCCCGCGCGGCGCGGGCGCGTGATGAAGTCGATCGCCGGCGGGTTTCTGATCCAGTCGCGCGACAATGGCATGATCGGCAGAGACGATCTCAAGGTCGTCACTGACCGGGCGCCGTCGGAACAGGAGCTGGCGGACTGTCTCTTCGCCTGGACGGTCGCCAAGCATGTGAAGTCGAACGCCATCGTCTACGCCAAGGGCGGCGCGACGGCGGGCATCGGCGCGGGCCAGATGAACCGCCTCGAATCCGCGCGCATCGCCGCCTGGAAGGCCAAGGACGCGGCGGAAAAAGCGGGTTGGGCCGAACCGCGCACCATCGGCTCTGCGGTGGCCTCGGACGCTTTCTTCCCATTCGCGGACGGTTTGATGGCAGCGGTCGAGGCGGGCGCGACGGCGGTGATTCAGCCGGGCGGCTCGATCCGCGACGATGAAGTGATCGCGGCCGCCAATGAAGCGGGGCTCGCCATGGTTTTCACCGGCATGCGTCACTTCCGGCACTGA
- a CDS encoding ABC transporter ATP-binding protein, producing MSDAAISIRDLQKTYKGGKRALDGVTLDVPRGQIFGLLGPNGAGKSTLINILAGLVNKSEGAVSIWGFDIDKHPRNAKASIGIVPQEILFDPFFTPAETLELQAGLYGVPKDQRRTMELLKAVHLEDKANAYSRTLSGGMKRRLLVAKAMVHAPPILVLDEPTAGVDIELRQQLWDYVRTLHAQGVTVVLTTHYLEEAEELCDRIAIINHGRLIANEPTRALVGMAQEKVVEVIVDKDIAAAPDAPCFDKIELKGERTLSITYRKDRVNAGDVLAALQERGLGIVDVSTKEADLEDVFLNLTRAANANG from the coding sequence ATGTCCGACGCCGCCATTTCGATCCGCGATCTCCAGAAAACCTATAAGGGCGGGAAGCGCGCCCTCGACGGTGTGACGCTCGACGTACCGCGCGGCCAGATTTTCGGGCTTTTGGGGCCGAACGGCGCCGGCAAGTCGACCCTCATCAACATCCTCGCGGGCCTTGTGAACAAAAGCGAGGGCGCGGTGTCGATCTGGGGGTTCGACATCGACAAGCATCCGCGCAACGCCAAGGCCTCGATCGGCATCGTGCCGCAGGAAATCCTGTTCGATCCCTTCTTCACGCCCGCCGAAACGCTGGAATTGCAGGCTGGTCTCTACGGCGTGCCCAAGGATCAGCGCCGTACGATGGAGCTTTTGAAGGCCGTCCATCTCGAGGACAAGGCCAACGCCTATTCCCGCACTCTGTCCGGCGGGATGAAGCGCCGCCTGCTCGTCGCCAAGGCGATGGTGCACGCGCCGCCCATTCTCGTCCTCGACGAGCCGACGGCAGGCGTCGATATCGAGCTTCGCCAGCAGCTCTGGGATTATGTCCGCACCCTCCACGCGCAGGGCGTGACGGTCGTGCTCACCACCCATTATCTCGAAGAAGCCGAGGAATTGTGCGACCGTATCGCGATCATCAACCATGGCCGCCTCATCGCCAACGAACCGACCCGCGCGCTGGTCGGCATGGCGCAGGAAAAGGTGGTCGAGGTGATCGTCGACAAGGATATCGCCGCCGCTCCTGACGCACCGTGCTTCGACAAGATCGAACTGAAAGGCGAACGCACCTTGTCCATCACCTACCGCAAGGATCGGGTGAATGCGGGCGATGTCCTCGCCGCGCTTCAGGAACGCGGCCTCGGCATCGTCGACGTGTCGACCAAGGAAGCGGACCTTGAAGACGTGTTCCTGAACCTCACTCGCGCCGCCAACGCGAATGGTTGA
- the rpe gene encoding ribulose-phosphate 3-epimerase, giving the protein MQQPVRISPSILSADFSKLGEEVRAIDAAGADWIHIDVMDGHFVPNLTIGPAVVKALRPHTAKPFDVHLMIAPVDHFLEAFAEAGADIITVHPEAGPHLHRTIQAIKALGKKAGVSLNPATPAKMLDYVLEEVDLVLVMSVNPGFGGQSFIDSQLRKIEAIRKQIDKTGKQIDLEVDGGVDQSNCRRIVDAGADALVAGTATFRGGPGRYAENIRNLRG; this is encoded by the coding sequence ATGCAGCAGCCGGTCCGCATCTCGCCCTCCATTCTCTCCGCCGATTTTTCGAAGCTGGGAGAGGAAGTGCGGGCGATCGATGCGGCGGGCGCGGACTGGATCCATATCGATGTGATGGACGGCCATTTCGTGCCGAACCTCACCATTGGCCCGGCAGTCGTGAAGGCGCTTCGCCCGCATACGGCGAAGCCGTTCGATGTCCATCTGATGATCGCGCCGGTGGATCATTTCCTAGAGGCCTTTGCGGAGGCCGGGGCGGACATCATCACCGTCCATCCCGAAGCCGGTCCGCACCTCCACCGCACGATCCAGGCGATCAAGGCGCTGGGCAAGAAAGCGGGCGTCTCCCTCAATCCGGCGACGCCGGCCAAGATGCTCGATTATGTGCTGGAGGAGGTCGACCTCGTTCTCGTCATGAGCGTCAACCCGGGCTTCGGCGGGCAGAGCTTCATCGACAGCCAGCTCCGCAAGATCGAGGCGATCCGCAAGCAGATCGACAAGACCGGCAAGCAGATCGACCTCGAAGTGGATGGCGGCGTCGACCAGTCCAACTGCCGCCGGATCGTCGATGCCGGTGCCGACGCGCTGGTCGCGGGCACCGCCACTTTCCGGGGCGGGCCGGGCAGATACGCAGAGAATATCAGAAACCTGCGCGGCTGA